A window of Kocuria sp. TGY1127_2 genomic DNA:
CAACGATTCCTCGGTCCTGACCCAGGAAGACATCGTCGCGATGATTCGTTACCTCGTGACCCTGCACGCCGGTGGCAAGTCCATCAAGGGCAAGCGCGACGGCGTTGAGCAGGACATCCTGGTCGACACCGACGACATCGATCACTTTGGCAACCGCCGCATCCGTGCGGTCGGCGAGCTGATCGAGAACCAGATCCGCACGGGTCTGTCCCGCATGGAGCGCGTGGTTCGTGAGCGCATGACCACTCAGGACGTCGAGGCCATCACGCCGCAGACCCTGATCAACATCCGCCCCGTCGTCGCCTCCATCAAGGAATTCTTCGGCACCTCGCAACTCTCGCAGTTCATGGACCAGAACAATCCGTTGGCTGGACTGACGCACAAGCGTCGTCTCAACGCCCTCGGCCCCGGCGGTCTGTCCCGTGACCGTGCGGGCATGGAGGTCCGCGACGTGCACCCGTCCCACTACGGACGCATGTGCCCGATCGAGTCTCCTGAAGGCCCGAACATCGGCCTTATCGGCTCACTCGCGACCTTCGCGCGCATCAACCCGTTCGGCTTCATCGAGACCCCGTACCGCGAGGTCATCAACGGCAAGGTGACCGAGAGGGTTGTCTACCTGACCGCGGACGACGAGAAGGGCAAGATCATCGCTCAGGCCAACGCGCCGTTGACCGATGACCAGCACTTCGTCGAGGAATACGTGCTGTGCCGTGCCTCGGACGGTTCCGGCGAGGCCGAGGCCAAGCCGGCCGACGATGTCCAGTACATGGACGTTTCCCCACGCCAGATGGTGTCGGTTGGTACGTCACTGATCCCGTATCTCGAACACGACGACGCCAACCGCGCCCTCATGGGTGCCAACATGCAGCGTCAGGCCGTGCCGCTGCTCGAATCGGAATCCCCGATCGTCGGCACCGGCATGGAAGGCTACGCCGCGATGGACTCCGGCGATTCCGTGCTGGCCCAAAAGGCCGGTGTTGTTCGCGAAGTCTCGGCCGACATGGTCGTCATCGCCAACGATGACGGCACCACGACGTCGTACCCGATCGCCAAGTTCCTGCGCTCCAACCCGGGCAACTGCTACAACCACCGTGTTGTCGTTTCCGAGGGGGACCGCGTGGGTGCTCGCGGTCTGATCGCCGATGGTCCGTCGACTGATCAGGGCGAATTGGCTCTCGGCAAGAACCTGCTGGTCGCTTACATGTCCTGGGAAGGCCTCAACTACGAGGACGCGATCATTCTGTCCCAGCGCATGGTCTCCGAGGATGTTCTTACCTCGATTCACATCGAGGAGCACGAGATCGATGCCCGCGATACCAAGCTGGGCGCGGAAGAGATCACCCGCGACATCCCGAACGTCTCCGAGGACGTCCTCTCGGCTCTCGACGAGCGAGGCATCATCCACATCGGTGCCGAGGTCGAGGCCGGCGACATCCTGGTCGGCAAGGTCACGCCCAAGGGCGAGACCGAGTTGACACCGGAAGAGCGCCTGTTGCGCGCGATCTTCGGCGAGAAGTCTCGTGAAGTTCGCGATACTTCCTTGAAGGTTCCGCACGGCGAGTCCGGTACGGTCATTGGCGTTCGCGTGTTCGACCGGGACGAAGACGATGAGGACATGCCTCCCGGAGTCAACCAGCTCGTCCGCGTCTATGTGGCTCAGAAGCGCAAGATCACCGACGGCGACAAGCTCGCCGGCCGTCACGGCAACAAGGGCGTCATCTCCAAGATCCTGCCCGTCGAAGACATGCCGTTCATGGCCGACGGAACTCCTGTCGACGTGATCCTGAACCCGCTGGGTGTGCCCGGACGTATGAACATCGGTCAGGTCCTCGAGGTCCACACCGGTTGGCTGGCCCAGCAGGGCTGGAAGATCGAGGGCAACCCTGAGTGGCTGGACAACCTGCCGAATTTCCCCAAGGAATCCGGCCCGACCAAGGTTGCAACCCCGGTGTTCGACGGTGCGGATGAAGAGGAAATCTTCGACCTGCTGGATCACACCAATCTGAACCGCGACGGTGAACGTCTCATCGACCGTTCGGGCAAGGCACTCTTGTTCGACGGTCGTACCGGCGAACCCTTCCCGGAGCCGATCTCGGTGGGTTACCAGTACATCCTCAAGCTGCACCACTTGGTGGACGACAAGATCCACGCCCGCTCGACCGGTCCTTACTCGATGATTACCCAGCAGCCGCTGGGCGGTAAGGCTCAGTTCGGCGGACAGCGTTTCGGCGAGATGGAGGTGTGGGCACTCGAGGCGTACGGCGCCGCCTACACCCTGCAGGAAATCCTGACCATCAAGTCCGACGACGTCCACGGACGCGTCAAGGTCTACGAGGCCATCGTGAAGGGCGACAACATCCCAGAACCGGGTGTTCCCGAGTCCTTCAAGGTGCTCATCAAGGAAATGCAGTCTCTGTGCTTGAACGTCGAGGTTCTCTCGACCGAAGGCAATGCGATCGAAATGCGCGACTCGGAGGATGAAGGATTCCGGGCTGCAGATGAATTGGGTATTGACCTCTCCCACAACGAGCCCAGCTCGGTTGAGGAAGTCTAAATCTCACTCATCCACACCAGATCCTTCAAGAGTTTTTGAGAGAAAAGGACCCCATGTCCAACGAATCTTCACTTGGCCTGATGCGGATTGGCCTGGCCACCGCGGAAGACATCCGAAACTGGTCATACGGTGAGGTCAAAAAGCCTGAGACCATCAATTACCGAACCCTGAAGCCGGAGAAAGAAGGCCTGTTCGACGAGCGGATCTTCGGTCCGACCCGCGACTGGGAATGCTACTGCGGCAAGTACAAGCGCGTGCGCTTCAAGGGCATCATCTGTGAGCGCTGCGGCGTCGAGGTGACTCGTGCCAAGGTGCGTCGTGAGCGTATGGGCCATATCGAATTGGCCGCGCCCGTGACACACATTTGGTACTTCAAGGGCGTTCCTTCACGCCTCGGCTACTTGCTC
This region includes:
- the rpoB gene encoding DNA-directed RNA polymerase subunit beta; the encoded protein is MVASSTSNYDAAQAEGNPHDGSASRISFAKIHEPLSVPNLLALQTESFDRLVGNDRWIQRVAEADKTDDNSVSRVSGLTEIFEEISPIEDFQGTMSLSFSEPEFADPKYSMEECKDRDATYSAPLYVKAEFMNNETGEIKQQTVFMGDFPLMTESGTFVINGSERVVVSQLVRSPGAYFEKAVDRTSDKDIYSARIIPSRGAWFELEIDKRDQVGVRLDRKRKQSVTVLLKALGWTDSKILEEFGEYDSIRATLEKDTVETRDEALIDIYKKLRPGEPPTVDAAQSLLDNMYFTPKRYDLAKVGRYKINRKLGVDKPIGDNDSSVLTQEDIVAMIRYLVTLHAGGKSIKGKRDGVEQDILVDTDDIDHFGNRRIRAVGELIENQIRTGLSRMERVVRERMTTQDVEAITPQTLINIRPVVASIKEFFGTSQLSQFMDQNNPLAGLTHKRRLNALGPGGLSRDRAGMEVRDVHPSHYGRMCPIESPEGPNIGLIGSLATFARINPFGFIETPYREVINGKVTERVVYLTADDEKGKIIAQANAPLTDDQHFVEEYVLCRASDGSGEAEAKPADDVQYMDVSPRQMVSVGTSLIPYLEHDDANRALMGANMQRQAVPLLESESPIVGTGMEGYAAMDSGDSVLAQKAGVVREVSADMVVIANDDGTTTSYPIAKFLRSNPGNCYNHRVVVSEGDRVGARGLIADGPSTDQGELALGKNLLVAYMSWEGLNYEDAIILSQRMVSEDVLTSIHIEEHEIDARDTKLGAEEITRDIPNVSEDVLSALDERGIIHIGAEVEAGDILVGKVTPKGETELTPEERLLRAIFGEKSREVRDTSLKVPHGESGTVIGVRVFDRDEDDEDMPPGVNQLVRVYVAQKRKITDGDKLAGRHGNKGVISKILPVEDMPFMADGTPVDVILNPLGVPGRMNIGQVLEVHTGWLAQQGWKIEGNPEWLDNLPNFPKESGPTKVATPVFDGADEEEIFDLLDHTNLNRDGERLIDRSGKALLFDGRTGEPFPEPISVGYQYILKLHHLVDDKIHARSTGPYSMITQQPLGGKAQFGGQRFGEMEVWALEAYGAAYTLQEILTIKSDDVHGRVKVYEAIVKGDNIPEPGVPESFKVLIKEMQSLCLNVEVLSTEGNAIEMRDSEDEGFRAADELGIDLSHNEPSSVEEV